The Longimicrobium sp. genome window below encodes:
- a CDS encoding M23 family metallopeptidase — MMTSRAVAAATAAAVALVTTAGVSFARSEPTGGSGAGAAEIAAARSHADSLSLRLRRIEVALGLAARADSGTAGFHARYANLRSREAEVARRAAAWLRFVPATEPVTGGVVTSSFSPGRYHPIKLRIIPHVGLDIAALHGSPVRATADGTVHATVNHPTYGLTVDVEHGGSGFLTRYAHLSAIRVKPGARVHRGDIIGDVGSTGLSTGPHTHYEVFLRGWRRDPIDFLPPGRVAADALLGVD, encoded by the coding sequence ATGATGACGTCGCGCGCAGTGGCGGCCGCGACGGCCGCCGCGGTGGCCCTGGTGACCACGGCGGGCGTGTCGTTCGCGCGGTCCGAGCCCACCGGCGGGTCCGGAGCGGGGGCGGCGGAGATCGCCGCCGCCCGCTCGCATGCGGACAGCCTTTCTCTCCGGCTGCGCCGGATCGAGGTGGCGCTCGGACTGGCCGCGCGTGCCGACTCTGGAACGGCGGGTTTCCACGCGCGGTACGCGAACCTGCGCTCGCGCGAGGCGGAGGTCGCGCGCAGGGCCGCTGCGTGGCTCCGGTTCGTTCCCGCCACCGAGCCGGTGACCGGAGGCGTCGTCACCAGCTCCTTCAGCCCGGGCCGGTACCATCCCATCAAGCTGAGGATCATCCCCCACGTTGGGCTCGACATCGCCGCCCTCCATGGTTCGCCGGTCAGAGCCACGGCCGACGGGACCGTCCATGCGACGGTGAACCACCCGACCTACGGGCTGACGGTGGACGTGGAGCACGGCGGATCGGGCTTCCTGACCCGGTACGCGCATCTCTCCGCCATCCGCGTGAAGCCTGGAGCCAGGGTGCACCGGGGAGACATCATCGGAGATGTCGGCAGCACGGGGCTGAGCACCGGGCCGCACACGCACTACGAGGTGTTCTTAAGGGGCTGGCGACGGGACCCGATCGACTTCCTGCCACCGGGCCGGGTGGCCGCGGACGCCCTCCTGGGGGTGGACTGA
- a CDS encoding ATPase, T2SS/T4P/T4SS family, which produces MSANNPVNAYLEALVGADGSDLHLNSGALPTIRTHGRIVRVKRDEANHVCEISPDQLRVVILATMPAHLHARWESEREVDYSYDAGAGIGRFRVNAYFDLDGPAAVFRRVPAPPTSMDDVGLPPSVQALVDQPNGLILLIGPTGAGKSTTMAALVNEVNSRRAGVILTIEEPIEFAYPRDRGCVVSQREVGTHTLSFAAATRSGLRQDPDVIGVGEIRDPATLAQVLGLAETGHLVFSTGHGSSVASGLGRLLGLPEAAREDATRRQLAGVFRAVIAQALVPRADGEGRLPAFEVLHRTTSTVNKIRDGNLVSLRSDMNDRASGMVTLERSLAELVVRGEVREEDAFMHSNDPDQLRSELRAAMAGSY; this is translated from the coding sequence ATGTCCGCGAACAACCCAGTAAACGCATACCTCGAAGCGCTCGTTGGCGCCGACGGCTCCGACCTGCACCTGAACTCGGGTGCGCTACCCACCATCCGGACGCACGGACGCATCGTCCGCGTGAAACGGGACGAGGCGAACCACGTGTGCGAGATCTCGCCGGATCAGCTGCGAGTCGTGATCCTGGCCACCATGCCGGCTCACCTGCACGCACGCTGGGAATCCGAGCGCGAGGTCGACTACTCCTACGACGCCGGTGCGGGAATCGGAAGGTTCCGCGTCAACGCCTATTTCGACCTTGACGGCCCGGCCGCGGTGTTCCGCCGCGTACCCGCTCCGCCGACGTCGATGGACGACGTCGGGCTGCCGCCGTCTGTACAGGCGCTGGTGGATCAGCCCAACGGATTGATCCTGCTGATCGGGCCGACCGGCGCCGGGAAGTCGACCACGATGGCGGCGCTCGTCAACGAGGTGAACAGTCGCCGGGCCGGCGTGATCCTCACGATCGAGGAGCCCATCGAGTTCGCCTATCCCCGCGACCGCGGATGCGTGGTCTCGCAGCGGGAGGTCGGCACGCATACGCTGTCGTTCGCCGCGGCGACCAGATCCGGGCTCCGCCAGGATCCCGACGTCATCGGCGTTGGCGAGATACGAGATCCGGCGACGCTCGCCCAGGTGCTCGGTCTCGCCGAAACGGGGCACCTGGTGTTCTCGACCGGGCACGGGTCCTCCGTGGCGAGCGGGCTCGGGCGCCTGCTGGGGCTCCCCGAGGCCGCGCGAGAAGACGCGACTCGCCGCCAGCTCGCGGGCGTGTTCCGCGCGGTGATCGCGCAGGCATTGGTCCCACGGGCCGACGGCGAGGGCCGCCTTCCTGCCTTCGAGGTGCTTCACCGCACCACGTCCACGGTGAACAAGATCCGTGACGGGAACCTCGTCTCGCTCCGGAGCGACATGAACGACCGCGCATCCGGGATGGTCACGCTGGAGCGGTCGCTCGCGGAGCTGGTCGTGCGGGGGGAGGTGCGGGAGGAAGATGCGTTCATGCACTCGAATGACCCCGACCAGTTGCGGAGCGAGCTGCGCGCCGCAATGGCAGGATCCTACTGA
- a CDS encoding CHAT domain-containing protein, with translation MHAETARIIQEIADLADFSLEEQKTGLAEILGRYPQLDVSALLSGLQATGIELLGNKALSLKGAFLLVVRAQIERAVERAPTEAHFELLARVFPPFFRVRGTKSFVSAAQVLCDALNERKDLLNEAFPHAIDIHIKTLYGIEPCPTPPSRKTVLSSFGVAVIRWWLKDSEYAGKCRVLMLFAQTLLGFRHGNYRFVVEAALVAIQAAIQVLPRWPESLVFKLRGSAYGVLGRVYMERFQDGQNEYARDANIELAVSAFQESIASFARVALRLVEEAHAHTSLAAALMERTLGDLGQHIEDAIVEVNLALGFLDNGGWRKEHPQEWAYAKMIRGLLLLRRLRGDRQEDHAHALADLSAAFEEWSRLDLSAWAAVTMGAIADVFSSRSFIDQDKNDLKDAINAYWDATEYAIAASDPILVGIHYHKLAEACFEHARRLGGDSEMEAVGFMSLRRAADILKDSGLRYYQELIRLDRAQALLEFVDTESMPTFSPIYEIANLLDLNLRLEGSGPGSFFVRSAYPREWALLRVAQGQTLIRRNGAGPFASSTDLDAGFRALREALTELTPFVDPYQAGRIGRVLGHEASKHARWEDASYGFSQVVDAVEQQRRQATDNARRDEIVTSARDAYTNLVQAYLQGGLPAEALATAERAKARGLADLLASRDTHPDDRVPSELAEKLNQLRRKAEVERRRAERAKETTPATLPFRFSLSPDERSPDPPGGDGAFGVRSFIAAVESSRRERIASEEQLRTGQPAVPDVLETISAEIRDVIDQIAAIDPAFALTQAESTPLTSDEIRALLPDEHTVLLSLYFAPDVHYAFIQTTDAPSPVVIEFGKGLESHVQHYLEHYDQDKQLSDAEFWRQQLSGRLRTFAEDIDLPRILEAMPEHADRLIILPHRFTHLLPLHALPLPSRDGRCLLDRFPRGVVTAPSAALLHLTGQLSRTAVDSLVALQNPTGDLPFTAAEVTVVATFFPKATILTHERATLGTFTGSDGLLGAHVLHFACHGTFDRGAPLNSALLLADHERLTLADIFWLNLSTCRLVVLSACETGLTDSARDTEEFIGLPSGFLFAGSSAVVSSLWVVDDLSAALLSIRFYSLLKSFSTPAAPFAVAEALGQAQRWLRDATRAEVRSLIEHLLDDESLLCAAMSDILRELSGPDDERPFATPDHWAPFVALGK, from the coding sequence ATGCACGCTGAAACCGCCCGGATCATCCAGGAGATCGCGGACTTGGCGGACTTCAGCTTGGAAGAGCAGAAGACGGGCTTGGCGGAGATCCTCGGACGCTATCCACAATTGGATGTGTCGGCTCTTCTCTCCGGTTTACAAGCGACAGGTATCGAACTCTTGGGCAACAAAGCTCTCTCATTAAAGGGAGCGTTCCTCCTCGTCGTCCGGGCGCAGATTGAGCGAGCGGTAGAGAGGGCCCCGACCGAAGCACACTTCGAACTCCTCGCCCGGGTGTTCCCTCCTTTCTTTCGAGTTCGTGGTACCAAATCTTTCGTGTCAGCAGCACAGGTGCTTTGCGACGCGTTAAATGAGCGGAAGGATTTGTTAAATGAGGCATTTCCACACGCAATTGACATTCACATAAAAACGTTGTACGGGATCGAGCCGTGCCCAACGCCGCCGAGCCGGAAAACGGTACTCAGTTCCTTCGGCGTTGCCGTGATAAGATGGTGGCTCAAAGACTCAGAATATGCCGGCAAATGCAGGGTGCTTATGCTGTTTGCACAAACACTGCTAGGTTTTCGTCATGGGAACTACCGCTTCGTGGTGGAAGCAGCGCTCGTTGCAATCCAAGCAGCCATTCAGGTACTCCCGCGCTGGCCTGAATCCCTGGTCTTCAAACTGAGAGGGAGCGCGTACGGGGTTTTAGGGCGGGTATACATGGAGAGATTTCAGGATGGGCAGAATGAGTACGCGCGCGACGCCAACATTGAGCTTGCCGTGTCCGCGTTTCAGGAGTCCATCGCGTCGTTCGCCAGAGTCGCACTCCGGCTCGTTGAGGAGGCCCATGCCCATACAAGTCTCGCTGCCGCCCTCATGGAGCGAACGCTCGGAGATCTGGGTCAGCATATCGAAGATGCCATAGTAGAGGTGAACCTGGCCCTCGGTTTCCTGGATAACGGAGGATGGCGAAAGGAGCATCCGCAGGAATGGGCATACGCGAAGATGATCCGTGGGCTCCTTCTCCTGCGACGCCTGCGCGGAGACCGCCAAGAAGATCATGCCCACGCTCTTGCGGATCTTTCCGCAGCGTTCGAAGAATGGAGTCGGCTCGATCTTTCGGCTTGGGCGGCCGTGACCATGGGTGCAATCGCCGACGTTTTCTCGTCAAGGTCATTTATTGATCAGGATAAAAATGATCTGAAGGATGCGATAAATGCCTACTGGGACGCGACTGAATATGCGATAGCCGCCTCAGATCCTATCCTCGTCGGCATTCACTATCATAAGCTGGCCGAGGCCTGTTTCGAACACGCGCGCCGCCTCGGCGGAGACTCCGAGATGGAAGCCGTCGGCTTCATGTCGTTGAGGCGTGCAGCGGATATCCTGAAAGACAGCGGACTTCGTTATTACCAGGAGTTGATTCGGCTGGACCGTGCCCAGGCACTTCTGGAGTTCGTGGACACCGAATCGATGCCGACATTCTCCCCGATCTACGAAATTGCGAATCTGCTAGATCTGAATCTGAGGCTGGAGGGCAGTGGGCCGGGTTCGTTTTTCGTTCGATCGGCATATCCGCGGGAATGGGCACTCCTGAGAGTAGCCCAGGGCCAGACGTTGATCCGTAGAAACGGGGCCGGTCCCTTTGCTTCGAGTACCGATCTAGATGCTGGCTTTCGAGCGCTGCGCGAGGCGCTTACCGAGTTGACCCCTTTTGTGGACCCATATCAGGCAGGCAGAATCGGGCGCGTGCTTGGGCACGAAGCCAGTAAACACGCCCGTTGGGAGGACGCGTCGTACGGGTTCAGCCAGGTCGTCGATGCCGTCGAGCAGCAGCGACGGCAGGCGACCGACAATGCTCGGCGTGATGAGATCGTCACGTCCGCTCGCGACGCCTACACGAACCTCGTTCAAGCGTATCTTCAGGGCGGACTTCCAGCCGAGGCGCTCGCCACCGCCGAACGCGCTAAGGCGAGGGGGCTGGCCGACCTCCTTGCCAGCCGGGATACCCATCCAGATGACCGCGTCCCGTCGGAACTCGCGGAGAAACTAAACCAGCTTCGCCGCAAAGCTGAAGTGGAACGTCGCAGGGCTGAAAGAGCGAAGGAGACTACCCCCGCAACCCTGCCGTTCCGCTTTTCGCTGTCGCCCGACGAAAGAAGTCCTGATCCGCCTGGAGGGGATGGGGCCTTTGGCGTTAGGTCGTTTATAGCTGCGGTCGAGTCATCCAGACGAGAGCGCATAGCTTCCGAGGAACAATTGCGGACCGGCCAGCCGGCAGTGCCCGATGTGTTGGAGACGATCAGTGCAGAGATCCGCGATGTGATCGATCAGATCGCAGCAATCGACCCCGCGTTCGCCTTGACGCAAGCGGAATCCACACCCCTCACGTCTGACGAGATCCGAGCCCTCCTCCCTGACGAGCATACCGTCCTGTTAAGCCTCTACTTCGCCCCAGACGTACATTATGCCTTTATTCAAACGACCGATGCACCCTCCCCGGTCGTCATTGAATTCGGGAAGGGGTTGGAAAGCCACGTACAGCATTATCTGGAACACTATGACCAAGACAAGCAACTGAGCGATGCCGAGTTCTGGAGACAACAGCTCTCCGGCCGGCTTCGCACGTTTGCCGAGGACATTGATCTGCCTCGCATCCTCGAAGCGATGCCCGAGCATGCTGATCGCTTGATCATTCTGCCTCATCGCTTTACGCACCTCCTCCCGCTCCACGCTTTGCCTCTTCCGAGCCGCGACGGTCGCTGCCTGCTGGATCGATTTCCGAGAGGGGTCGTGACTGCTCCATCGGCTGCGCTGCTCCATCTGACGGGACAATTATCTCGAACGGCTGTCGATTCGCTCGTGGCCCTACAGAACCCGACTGGCGACTTGCCGTTTACGGCTGCGGAGGTGACGGTTGTCGCAACGTTTTTCCCCAAGGCCACGATTCTCACTCACGAAAGGGCTACCCTCGGCACCTTCACCGGATCTGACGGACTTCTCGGCGCCCATGTCCTCCATTTCGCGTGCCACGGGACGTTCGACCGGGGCGCCCCTCTGAACTCCGCACTCTTACTCGCTGATCACGAGCGGCTTACGCTCGCCGATATATTCTGGCTTAACCTTTCGACCTGCCGGCTCGTCGTGCTATCTGCCTGCGAGACAGGGTTGACGGATTCAGCGCGTGACACCGAGGAGTTCATCGGACTCCCCAGTGGATTTCTCTTCGCGGGCAGTTCCGCAGTGGTAAGTAGCCTCTGGGTCGTCGACGACCTTTCCGCCGCTTTGCTCTCCATTCGTTTCTACTCACTCCTGAAAAGCTTCAGCACGCCTGCGGCGCCATTCGCCGTCGCCGAGGCTCTGGGGCAGGCGCAGCGGTGGCTGCGCGACGCGACGCGGGCCGAGGTCCGCTCACTCATCGAGCACTTGCTGGACGATGAGAGCTTATTGTGCGCCGCGATGAGCGACATTTTGCGGGAGTTGTCTGGCCCGGACGACGAGCGGCCCTTCGCCACACCTGATCACTGGGCTCCTTTCGTCGCCTTGGGCAAATGA